The genomic DNA CGTCGCGGTGTTTGCGCGCTCGGAGCGCAGCGACCGTATCCTCGCGTGTGGCGTCGCAGGCCAGGTGAAAGCCGCCCAGTCCCTTGATGGCAACGATGGCGCCGTCCGAGAGGAGCTCCACCGTCTTGGACAACGCCGCGCCCGCCGTCGCCATCGGCTGGCCTGCGAGATCGACGAGGGTGAGCTGTGGACCGCAGTCGGGGCACGCGTTGGTCTGCGCGTGAAACCGCCGGTCGCCGACGTCGTCGTACTCGCGCTGGCAAACGTCGCACATCACGAACGGCGCCATCGTCGTCGTCGGGCGATCGTAGGGGATCCCCGTCGTGATGGTGAAACGCGGCCCGCACGCGGTGCAGCTGGTGAAGGGGTAACCGAAGTGTCGGTCCTCGGGGTCGAGGATCTCGGCCAGGCAATACGGGCAAGTGGCCAGGTCCGGCGGAAGGGAGAGCGCCCACTGGTCGCCATCCGTGCTGGGGGCGATGCTGAATGTCTTGGTTGGCTCAGGCGGGATGGAGGTCACCGCGACCTCGCGCACGCGGATGTTGCCCGGCGGCTGCCCTCGCAATCGCTGCACGAGCTGGTCCACGGCGCCCGCTCGCCCGAAGGCCTCGATGGTCACACCGCGAGCTTGGTTGAAGACGCTCCCGCCCAGTCGGAGCTCGCGTGCGACCCGGTAGACCCAGGGCCGGAAGCCGACGCCCTGGACGACTCCGCGTACCTCGATGCGCGCGCCCGCCCGGGCAGACAGATCGCCGCCCGCGCTGGCTGGCGATTCGACGCGCCGCTCAAAGTCCGAGGACACGGGCCGCACGCGCTCGACTCCCTTCCTCCGGGCACTGGCGCCGGCGCAGCTCGAAGCCCCTGCCACGAAGCTCGTCGGCCACCCGCTCGACCAGGGCTGGCAGACTCGCTGCGACCCGCGGAGTGCGAGCAAGTCCGAGCTCGATGCTCTCGGGGACGACGCCCAGCACGATCACGCGCTTCGGGTAGCACTCCACGAACTGTGCGGCCGAGAGCAGATCGAGCACACCGACCTGGTGCGCCGACAGACGCTCGCTGATGACCGGCACGACCTCGTCACCCTCGACCACCACCAAGCTGCCCGGCGGGGCGCCGGCTTGCACGGCGTCGACCAACACCAGCTCGTCGGCGTCAGCGACGACCGACAACAACGACATGCCCAGCGTACCGCCGTCGAGCACCTGCACGCCTTCGGGGACCTCGTACTGGTCCAGGAATTGATGCACCGCAGCGACCCCCGCGCCGTCATCACTGCAGAGCACGTTACCCAATCCCAGGACGAGCAGCCGAGGTCTCTCCGTCATGGGTCCTGCCGATCCTGGAGCAGGGACTTGGGCAGGTACTTGTACCCGCTGACGATCGAGTCGACGGTGCCGTTCTTCTCGACCCGGGACACCAGGAGCGCCGAAAACACGTGGTGCACGGAGAAGCCGATCAGCAGCCACATCACCACGTGGTGGAGCCAGCGCGCGCCGGCCGCCCCGCCGAACAGGGGCAACAGCTCGCCCCAGACCTTCATGTAGGAGGTGTGCGCGCTGACCGAGTAGAGGGCGAGCCCGCTGAAGATCATCACCAGGTACAGGGCGAAGACCGCCACGTACGTCGCGCCAGCCATCGGGTTGTGTCCAACCGTCGGCGGCGGGGTCGGCCGGAGCAGGATGTAGAACAAGAAGGTCCCGAGCATGTCCCGCAGGCGCTGGCGTGTCGTCGGCACGAACTGGTCGAAGCGCGCCCAGCGCGGGCCGGTGAACATCCAGATCAGCCGGGCGCCGACGCTCAACGAAAACACGATGGCGGCGTAGAAGTGGACGACCTTGAACCAGCCCATCACGAAGGTGTTCGAGGCGGGTCCCGGAGAGGTCAAGAACGGCCTTCCGAGGTAGATCCCCGTCACCGTGAGCACGACCATCGAGAAGACGATCAACCAGTGCGTGCTGCGGACGACGAGATCCCACACGTAGACGGGTTCGAGGGACTCCGCGGCCTCAGCGTGCGCGACGCGGTCTCGCTCGTGATCGACCGTCGAGCTGGTCATCGGACGACCACCTTCGAGAGCTCTCTGCCGGTGGCGTCGAGCACATGGACGCCGCACGCCATGCAAGGGTCGAACGAGTGCACGGTGCGCAGGATCTCCAGCGGCTTCTCCGGATCGGCGATCGGCGTACCGAGCAGCGCAGCCTCGTAAGGGCCTGGTTTGTCGGCGGAGTCCCGGGGTCCGGCGTTCCAAGTGCTGGGTACGACGCACTGATACCTGTCGATCAGGCCGTCCTTGATGTGGACCCAGTGACCGAGCGCTCCTCGCGGCGCCTCGTGAAAGCCCGCGCCGGTCGCGTCCTTGGGCCACGACGCGGGATCCCACTTCGAGCTGTCGTGGATGCGCAGCTCACCCCGCCCCATGTTCTTGGCCAGCTCGTCCACCCAGTCGCCGATCTTCTCGACCAGGACCTGCGTCTCGATGCCGCGGGCCGCCACTCGACCGAGCGTCGAGAACAAGACCTCGGGCCCGACCTCGAGCTTGGCGAGCACGGCACCCACCAGCTCTTTCACCCTTCCATGCCCAGAGGCGTAGGCGACCAACATGCGAGCCAGCGGACCCACCTCCATCGGCAAGCCGTCGTAGCGAGGTGATTTCAGCCAGCTGTACTTCTGGCTGGTGTCCAGGCGATCGAACGGCGGTTTGGGGCCCGTGTAGTTCGGCTGGGTCTCACCCTGCCGTGGGTGCAGTCCTTGGTCGTCGCCACCCGCATAGGTGTACCAGGAGTGTTTGATATGCTCCGTGATCTTGTCCGGATTGAACGCCTCCACCTGCTTCAGGTTCTTGTCGCGGATCACTCCCGATGGGATGTACAGCTTGGCGTTTGCGCCATCCGTCTCCGGGTACTCGCCGTAGACCAGGAAGTTGCCCACGCCGCCGCCGTAGCTCGCCCAATCCTTGTAGAACCCGGCCACCGCCAAGAGGTCGGGCAGATACACCCGCGTGACGAAGTCGCGCGCTTCGGCGATCAGCTTCTGCATGTTGGCAATCGTTCCGATGTTGATGGACGCCTGCTGGTTCGGGTCCACCGGGGTCGCCATGCCGCCGACCAAGAAACCCTGCAGATGCGGGTTTTTTCCGCCCAAAATGGCGTGGATCTTGATGAACGAGCGTTGCCAGTCCAGCGCCTCGAGGTAGTGAGCCACCGCCAGCAGATTCGCCGCGGGCGGCAGCTTGTAAGCCGAGTGACCCCAGTACGCGTTGGCGAAGGGGCCGAGCTGTCCGCGGTCGACGAACCCCTTGAGGCGAGCCTTGACGCCCTCGAAGTACTTGCGGCTCGATTTGGGCCAGTCGGAGATGCTCTGAGCGAGCTCGGAGGTCGCGCCGGGATCGGCCTCCAGCGCCGAGACGATGTCGACCCAGTCGAGGGCGTGCAGGTGATAGAAATGCACCACGTGGTCCTGCACGCACTGCGAGGCCATGATCAGGTTGCGCAGGAGCCGCGCATTCGGCGGCGGCTCGGCGCCGATGGCGTTTTCGACCGCGCGGATCGACGCGATTGCGTGAACGGTCGTGCACACGCCGCAGATGCGCTGAGTGAAGGCCCAGGCGTCACGAGGGTCGCGCCCCTTCAGGATCATCTCGATGCCGCGGAACATCGTGGAGCTCGACCAAGCGTTCGCGACCTTGCCGTCCTCGACCTCGGCCTCGATGCGCAGGTGGCCTTCGATGCGAGTGACCGGATCGACGACGATGTGGGTCATGACTGGCTCTCCTCGGACTCATCGTCCGCGTCGGGTTTGGAGTCGGCGGCCGCCGGCGGGGGTTCGGTCGGGGTCGTCTTTGGGCGGTTCCGGACCATGCGTGCTCCCAGCTGAGCCAGCGAGTGTGCGGTGAACGCCGCGCCGACACCGAGGGTGGCGAGGAGGCCGACCTTGTCGATGCTCGAGGCGGCGCTGAAGCCCGGAATTCCCGGCAAATGTTCGTAGAATGGCGTCATGCGGTCCCAGAAGTGCGGCTCCGCGCAGCCCAGGCACGGGTGCCCGCAGCCGATCGGCCAGTTGGTCCCTTCGTTCCAGCGCACGTTCGGACAGTTCTGGAACGTGACGGGGCCCTTGCAGCCCATCTTGTACAGGCAGTAGCCGACGCGATGCCCCTCGTCGCCGAACTGCTCGACGTACTGGCCCGCGTCGAAGTGCGCACGGCGCTCGCAAGCATCGTGAATGGACTTGCCGTAGGCGAACAGCGGGCGCTTCAGGTTGTCGGTGGGCGGCCAGTTGCCATAGGTCAGGAACCAAACCAGCACAGCCGTCAGGTTCTCGGCGTTCACTGGACACGCGGGGAGATTGATCAGGGTCTTCAGATGCGGGACGGCGTCCGCGACACTGACGGCACCGGTCGGGTTCGGGGAGGCGGCGGGCAGACCGCCAAATGCGGCGCAGGTGCCGACGGCGATCGTGGCCAGCGCTCCGCCGCAAACCTCGCGGGCGATCTGGAGCGCGGACTTTCCGCCGATAGTGCAGTAGGCGCCGCCTGCCCCGGTTGGGATCGAACCCTCGACGACGACGATGTACTGGCCCTTGTGTCCCTGCACGGTGGCATCGAGGGCCGACTCGGCCTGGTGACCCGCCGCGGCCATGATGGTCTCGTGGTAGTCCACCGAGAGCACGTCCAGCACGACGTCGGCGGCCGACGGTTTGCTCGAGCGCAGGAACGACTCCGTGTTGCCGGCGCAGTCCTGAAACTCGAGCCAGACCAGGATGGGTTTCTGCTTCTTTTCCAGCACTTCGGCGATCTGCGCGCTGGCCGACGCCGGCAGTCCGAGTGTCACCGCGACCGCGGAGCAGAAGGCGAGAAACTCCCTACGACCGACCCCGTGAGCCTCGAGCTCGTCACCGAAACTCCAAGTCCTCACTCCCATGTTGAACCTCCTGGAGTGAAAAAGAGCGAGCAGGGACCGTGCCAGGCGTACCCGGCTCGGATTGGGGCTCCAGGCGCAGGCTTCCGGCAATCTCGTCGTCCTCCGAGATAACCCATGCAGCGATTGCAGCGATGAGCCTGCGCTCGACTGCCGCCGCAACGGTGAAATCCGCTCGCGTCCACGCTGGCACGCCCTTCGCTCTTCAGCTCGCAGAGCGCCAGGCCACGGAGTCAGCGGCGCAACATCTGCGTCGCTCGCATCCGAACTAGGCACGAGGTTGCGATGACCCTGCTCCCGATCCCACCGACCTGTTCCCAGGGCAGTCAGCTGCACTACGACGTGATCGTCGTGGGCAGCGGCATCGGTGGCTCGGTGGCTGCGGGCGTGCTGGCGCAGCGC from Myxococcales bacterium includes the following:
- a CDS encoding nickel-dependent hydrogenase large subunit — protein: MTHIVVDPVTRIEGHLRIEAEVEDGKVANAWSSSTMFRGIEMILKGRDPRDAWAFTQRICGVCTTVHAIASIRAVENAIGAEPPPNARLLRNLIMASQCVQDHVVHFYHLHALDWVDIVSALEADPGATSELAQSISDWPKSSRKYFEGVKARLKGFVDRGQLGPFANAYWGHSAYKLPPAANLLAVAHYLEALDWQRSFIKIHAILGGKNPHLQGFLVGGMATPVDPNQQASINIGTIANMQKLIAEARDFVTRVYLPDLLAVAGFYKDWASYGGGVGNFLVYGEYPETDGANAKLYIPSGVIRDKNLKQVEAFNPDKITEHIKHSWYTYAGGDDQGLHPRQGETQPNYTGPKPPFDRLDTSQKYSWLKSPRYDGLPMEVGPLARMLVAYASGHGRVKELVGAVLAKLEVGPEVLFSTLGRVAARGIETQVLVEKIGDWVDELAKNMGRGELRIHDSSKWDPASWPKDATGAGFHEAPRGALGHWVHIKDGLIDRYQCVVPSTWNAGPRDSADKPGPYEAALLGTPIADPEKPLEILRTVHSFDPCMACGVHVLDATGRELSKVVVR
- a CDS encoding hydrogenase small subunit, whose protein sequence is MGVRTWSFGDELEAHGVGRREFLAFCSAVAVTLGLPASASAQIAEVLEKKQKPILVWLEFQDCAGNTESFLRSSKPSAADVVLDVLSVDYHETIMAAAGHQAESALDATVQGHKGQYIVVVEGSIPTGAGGAYCTIGGKSALQIAREVCGGALATIAVGTCAAFGGLPAASPNPTGAVSVADAVPHLKTLINLPACPVNAENLTAVLVWFLTYGNWPPTDNLKRPLFAYGKSIHDACERRAHFDAGQYVEQFGDEGHRVGYCLYKMGCKGPVTFQNCPNVRWNEGTNWPIGCGHPCLGCAEPHFWDRMTPFYEHLPGIPGFSAASSIDKVGLLATLGVGAAFTAHSLAQLGARMVRNRPKTTPTEPPPAAADSKPDADDESEESQS
- the cybH gene encoding Ni/Fe-hydrogenase, b-type cytochrome subunit is translated as MTSSTVDHERDRVAHAEAAESLEPVYVWDLVVRSTHWLIVFSMVVLTVTGIYLGRPFLTSPGPASNTFVMGWFKVVHFYAAIVFSLSVGARLIWMFTGPRWARFDQFVPTTRQRLRDMLGTFLFYILLRPTPPPTVGHNPMAGATYVAVFALYLVMIFSGLALYSVSAHTSYMKVWGELLPLFGGAAGARWLHHVVMWLLIGFSVHHVFSALLVSRVEKNGTVDSIVSGYKYLPKSLLQDRQDP
- a CDS encoding HyaD/HybD family hydrogenase maturation endopeptidase, which codes for MTERPRLLVLGLGNVLCSDDGAGVAAVHQFLDQYEVPEGVQVLDGGTLGMSLLSVVADADELVLVDAVQAGAPPGSLVVVEGDEVVPVISERLSAHQVGVLDLLSAAQFVECYPKRVIVLGVVPESIELGLARTPRVAASLPALVERVADELRGRGFELRRRQCPEEGSRARAARVLGL